The following proteins come from a genomic window of Varunaivibrio sulfuroxidans:
- a CDS encoding MerR family transcriptional regulator produces the protein MRKATNESGPPPAKHAIGVLSRLSGCPVETIRYYERIGLLAPPPRTEGGHRAYDDAAVSRLSFIRRSRALGFTLQDIGALLRRVDGGAYTCAEVRDIALDHLADVRAKIADLKAMERSLKTLADTCAGGDVTQCRIIDALSEIPRSGTP, from the coding sequence ATGCGCAAGGCCACAAACGAAAGCGGACCGCCGCCGGCGAAACATGCGATTGGCGTTTTGTCGCGCCTGAGCGGCTGTCCGGTGGAAACGATCCGCTACTACGAACGCATAGGGCTTCTGGCGCCGCCGCCCAGGACCGAAGGCGGCCATCGGGCCTATGACGATGCGGCCGTGTCCCGGCTGTCGTTTATACGCCGCTCGCGGGCATTGGGCTTTACCCTGCAGGACATTGGCGCGCTTTTAAGGCGGGTGGACGGCGGCGCGTACACGTGCGCCGAAGTGCGGGATATCGCCTTGGATCATCTGGCTGATGTCCGCGCCAAGATCGCCGATCTGAAAGCCATGGAACGCTCCTTGAAAACGCTGGCGGACACGTGCGCGGGCGGCGATGTCACGCAATGCCGGATCATTGACGCCCTATCGGAAATTCCGCGCTCGGGAACCCCGTAG
- the purB gene encoding adenylosuccinate lyase, whose amino-acid sequence MIPRYSRPEMVAIWEPANKFRIWFEIEAHACDAQSRLGVIPAAAAKTVWEKGDKPYTPERIARIDEIELETKHDVIAFLTELAEHIGEPSRFVHQGMTSSDVLDTCLSVQLSQAADLLLADLDKLLAALKRRAFEAKDMPCIGRSHGIHAEPVTYGLKFARFYAEFARHRDRLLRARMDIATCAISGAVGTFANIDPAVEEYVADKLGLTPEPVSTQVIPRDRHAAFFATLGVIASSIENVAIEIRHAQRTEVREAQEYFAPGQKGSSAMPHKRNPILSENLTGLARTVRMAVVPALENVALWHERDISHSSVERMIGPDATVTLDFALGRLTGLIDKLVLYPQNMRDQLNNFGGIHDAQRVLLYLTQNGVSREDAYKIVQRNAMRVWKSFGIDPDNTDAPAPLDETEKEAAGHENRLFFFLSKDQDLAKALRVEDLKALLEEDSISYHTKRVDTIFKRVFGA is encoded by the coding sequence ATGATTCCCCGCTACAGCCGCCCCGAAATGGTCGCCATTTGGGAGCCCGCCAACAAATTCCGCATCTGGTTCGAAATCGAAGCCCACGCCTGCGACGCGCAAAGCCGGCTCGGCGTCATCCCCGCCGCCGCCGCCAAGACCGTCTGGGAGAAAGGCGACAAACCCTACACCCCCGAGCGGATCGCCCGCATCGACGAGATCGAGTTGGAAACCAAGCACGACGTCATCGCGTTTCTAACCGAACTGGCCGAACACATCGGCGAGCCTTCGCGCTTCGTCCACCAGGGCATGACCTCTTCGGACGTCCTCGACACCTGCCTGTCCGTGCAACTCAGTCAGGCCGCCGATCTTCTGCTCGCCGACCTCGATAAATTGCTGGCCGCCCTCAAGCGCCGGGCGTTCGAGGCCAAGGACATGCCGTGCATCGGGCGCAGCCACGGCATTCATGCCGAACCGGTGACCTATGGCCTGAAATTCGCCCGTTTTTACGCCGAGTTCGCACGCCACCGCGACCGCCTGCTGCGCGCCCGGATGGACATCGCCACCTGCGCCATCTCCGGCGCGGTCGGCACCTTCGCCAACATCGACCCCGCGGTCGAGGAATACGTCGCCGACAAACTGGGCCTCACCCCCGAGCCGGTTTCGACCCAGGTTATTCCACGCGACCGTCACGCCGCCTTTTTCGCCACCCTAGGTGTGATCGCCAGTTCGATCGAAAACGTCGCCATTGAGATTCGTCACGCCCAGCGTACCGAAGTGCGCGAGGCCCAGGAATATTTCGCGCCGGGACAAAAAGGCTCCAGCGCGATGCCCCACAAACGCAACCCGATCTTGAGCGAAAACCTGACCGGCCTGGCGCGCACCGTGCGTATGGCGGTGGTTCCGGCGCTGGAAAACGTCGCCCTGTGGCACGAACGGGATATTTCTCATTCGTCGGTGGAACGGATGATCGGCCCCGACGCCACGGTCACCCTGGATTTCGCCCTGGGTCGCCTGACCGGCCTGATCGACAAATTGGTGCTGTATCCCCAGAACATGCGCGATCAGTTGAATAATTTCGGCGGGATTCACGACGCCCAACGGGTCTTGTTGTACCTGACCCAGAACGGCGTCTCGCGCGAGGACGCCTATAAAATCGTGCAGCGCAACGCCATGCGGGTGTGGAAGAGCTTCGGCATCGATCCCGACAACACCGACGCCCCCGCCCCACTGGATGAAACGGAAAAAGAGGCCGCCGGGCATGAAAACCGGCTGTTTTTCTTCTTGTCCAAGGATCAAGACCTGGCCAAAGCCTTGAGGGTCGAGGACCTGAAGGCCTTACTTGAGGAAGATTCGATCAGCTACCACACCAAGCGCGTCGATACGATCTTCAAGCGCGTCTTCGGCGCATAG
- a CDS encoding DUF1476 domain-containing protein has product MSNSFSSRGKGFEAKLQQDSELRFKAESRRNKLLGLWLAEKMGLSGAQAEAYAKEVVLSDLDVPGIDDMVAKIMGDVRARGLALDEADVRREAERLMARAVDEVAAR; this is encoded by the coding sequence ATGTCTAACTCGTTTTCGTCTCGGGGTAAGGGCTTTGAGGCAAAGCTGCAACAAGACAGCGAACTGCGGTTTAAGGCCGAGTCGCGACGCAACAAGCTGCTCGGCCTGTGGTTGGCCGAAAAGATGGGGCTTTCGGGCGCACAGGCCGAGGCCTACGCCAAGGAAGTCGTCCTTTCCGATCTGGACGTTCCGGGAATCGACGACATGGTCGCCAAAATTATGGGTGATGTGCGCGCCCGGGGGTTGGCCCTCGACGAGGCCGATGTCCGCCGCGAGGCCGAGCGCCTAATGGCGCGGGCCGTGGACGAGGTCGCGGCCCGCTGA
- a CDS encoding NRDE family protein: MCTLVVQRTLNHPWPLILGANRDEMIGRSWRAPARHWPDRPQTTAGLDLGGGGSWLGLNDYGVVAAVLNQPRTLGPDSAKRTRGELPLEALDHADAYTAAGALCHIDPRAYRPFHLFIADNRNAYVLSSDGRGDVLVQTLSAGLSMITAHGLNAHPPSARVRTYLPRFAKAAPPDPERGAWEDWKRLLACPLFDADDGPAGAMNIHGEDGFATVSSSLIALPEQRNKDRPPVWLFTSTPGDAASYDGIYTQL, from the coding sequence ATGTGCACCCTCGTCGTTCAGCGTACCTTGAACCACCCCTGGCCCCTGATCTTGGGCGCGAACCGGGACGAAATGATCGGTCGGTCATGGCGCGCGCCCGCGCGCCATTGGCCCGACCGCCCGCAAACCACCGCCGGACTGGATCTTGGCGGCGGTGGGAGTTGGCTCGGCCTCAACGATTACGGGGTCGTCGCCGCGGTCCTCAATCAGCCGCGGACCCTCGGGCCGGATAGCGCCAAACGCACGCGAGGCGAACTTCCGTTGGAGGCCCTCGATCACGCCGACGCCTACACGGCGGCGGGGGCCCTATGTCATATCGACCCGCGCGCGTATCGCCCGTTCCACTTATTCATCGCCGACAATCGCAACGCCTACGTCCTCAGTTCCGACGGCCGGGGCGATGTCCTCGTACAAACCCTGAGTGCGGGATTGTCGATGATTACCGCCCATGGCCTGAACGCCCACCCGCCGTCGGCCAGGGTGCGCACCTACCTGCCCCGTTTCGCCAAGGCCGCCCCGCCCGACCCGGAACGCGGCGCATGGGAAGACTGGAAACGTCTACTCGCCTGCCCTCTTTTCGACGCCGACGACGGCCCCGCCGGGGCCATGAACATCCACGGCGAAGACGGCTTCGCCACCGTCAGCTCATCCCTGATCGCCTTGCCCGAACAACGCAACAAAGACCGCCCGCCCGTATGGCTTTTCACCTCGACGCCCGGCGACGCCGCCTCCTATGATGGTATTTATACTCAATTATAA
- a CDS encoding ATP-binding protein, with product MHALIHFLGPGDIPASVYAVRHDPALVAASVATAFVCAIVVFELIERMAGARTTRSRLLWLVPGSLIFGGGVWATHFIAMVGLSLPDVTTHDTWMRGVSVMSGTLAASGAFYLIGARPIVPARTVLSGVMIGLAIAVIHYTAMAAMRTPFPVMYDPIPFTASIAAAIGLSVLALFVKGAPSENPVTLRVLVRRSVGALILGSAIVATHYVADQGTYYFSMRPEQTAGLGFEREAIGFAVTAVTFLIMITALIGAIISRHVETIGRLRIEIAERKKAEIRIRKLSRAVEQSPVSVMITDLDGHLEYVNPKFLQATGYTTAEVIGRNPRFLKSGTMSKDQYRELWRTISSGGEWRGEMHNIRKDGSRFWEYASISPIRDPDGKIVSYLAVKEDITDRKAAEDDLLRAKEQAEYADHAKTQFLASMSHELRTPLNAIIGFSDLLMHQDIETLGNKKYRGYVSDINAAGQHLLEIITDILDMSKIESETLELHEETIDLNAILQTCEHLALGQAEDKNIHLALELAETPLLLLADRLRVKQIFINLLGNAIKFTPQNGRIVTRSALLANGALKVTVSDNGIGMSPEDIPHALEPFGQLTDTASHPHEGVGLGLYLARVFTEKHGGTLSIESNLGKGTRISVVFPGERIFQAA from the coding sequence ATGCATGCGTTGATACATTTCTTGGGGCCGGGCGATATTCCTGCGTCGGTTTACGCCGTTCGGCACGACCCCGCTCTGGTGGCGGCGTCGGTCGCCACCGCGTTTGTCTGCGCAATCGTCGTCTTTGAATTGATCGAGAGGATGGCCGGCGCCCGCACGACCCGGTCAAGATTGTTGTGGCTCGTTCCCGGAAGTCTGATTTTTGGCGGCGGTGTTTGGGCGACCCACTTCATCGCCATGGTTGGGCTGTCCCTGCCCGACGTCACAACCCACGATACATGGATGAGGGGCGTGTCCGTCATGTCGGGAACCCTGGCGGCGAGCGGGGCGTTCTATCTGATCGGCGCACGCCCCATAGTCCCGGCGCGCACCGTCCTGTCGGGCGTCATGATAGGGCTCGCCATCGCCGTCATCCACTACACCGCCATGGCCGCCATGCGCACCCCCTTTCCGGTCATGTACGACCCCATCCCGTTCACCGCCTCGATTGCGGCGGCGATCGGACTGTCGGTCCTGGCGCTCTTCGTCAAGGGCGCGCCGAGCGAGAACCCCGTCACCCTACGGGTCCTTGTGCGCCGGTCCGTCGGCGCTCTGATCTTGGGTTCGGCGATTGTCGCGACACACTATGTCGCCGACCAGGGGACCTATTATTTTTCCATGCGCCCCGAACAAACCGCCGGACTGGGCTTCGAGCGCGAGGCTATCGGCTTCGCCGTGACCGCGGTGACGTTCTTAATCATGATCACGGCCCTAATCGGCGCCATTATTTCCCGGCACGTCGAAACGATCGGGCGCCTCAGGATAGAAATCGCAGAACGCAAAAAAGCCGAGATCCGCATTCGCAAACTATCACGCGCCGTCGAACAAAGTCCGGTGTCGGTCATGATTACCGACCTTGACGGCCACCTTGAGTACGTTAATCCAAAATTCCTTCAGGCCACGGGGTACACCACCGCGGAAGTTATCGGCCGCAATCCCCGTTTCCTGAAATCCGGGACCATGTCGAAGGACCAATACAGAGAACTGTGGCGAACCATTTCCTCGGGCGGAGAGTGGCGCGGAGAAATGCACAATATCCGCAAAGATGGGTCACGTTTCTGGGAGTACGCCAGTATTTCCCCGATTCGCGACCCGGATGGAAAAATTGTCAGCTATCTGGCCGTCAAAGAGGACATTACGGATCGCAAGGCCGCCGAGGACGACCTATTGCGCGCCAAAGAACAGGCGGAATACGCCGATCATGCGAAAACCCAATTTCTCGCCAGCATGAGCCACGAATTACGCACCCCGCTCAACGCCATCATCGGCTTTTCCGACCTTCTCATGCACCAAGACATCGAAACTTTGGGAAACAAGAAATATCGCGGTTATGTCTCCGACATCAACGCCGCCGGCCAGCATTTGCTCGAAATCATTACCGATATTCTCGATATGTCGAAAATCGAAAGCGAGACGCTGGAGCTACACGAAGAAACCATCGACCTGAACGCCATTTTGCAAACGTGTGAACATCTGGCCCTTGGGCAGGCCGAGGACAAAAACATTCACCTCGCGCTGGAGTTGGCCGAAACGCCCTTGCTGTTGCTGGCCGATCGCCTGAGAGTTAAGCAAATTTTCATCAACTTACTGGGCAACGCCATTAAGTTTACGCCGCAAAATGGGCGAATCGTGACAAGAAGCGCGCTTCTTGCGAACGGCGCGCTCAAGGTGACGGTATCGGACAACGGCATTGGGATGAGTCCCGAAGACATTCCCCACGCCCTCGAACCGTTCGGACAACTTACGGACACCGCGTCCCACCCCCACGAAGGCGTCGGGCTGGGCCTTTATCTGGCGCGCGTGTTTACCGAAAAACATGGCGGAACGTTGAGTATTGAAAGCAATCTCGGCAAAGGCACCCGGATTTCGGTCGTTTTTCCCGGTGAGAGAATATTCCAGGCGGCCTGA
- the purC gene encoding phosphoribosylaminoimidazolesuccinocarboxamide synthase translates to MAKRRQLFEGKAKVLFEGPEPGTLVQYFKDDATAFNNQKKGTITGKGVLNNRISEYLMTRLGEIGIPTHFVRRLNMREQLIREVEIVPVEVVIRNIVAGSLAKRFAIEEGTALPRSIVEYYYKKDELDDPMISEEHITAFGWATPPELDEIMAMSLRINDFLTGLFLGIGIRLIDFKLEFGRLWEDDQMRIVLADEISPDNCRLWDLKTNEKLDKDRFRRDLGGIEEAYQEVARRLGILPESGPNDYQGPETIQ, encoded by the coding sequence ATGGCCAAACGCAGACAACTTTTCGAAGGCAAAGCCAAGGTGCTTTTCGAAGGGCCCGAACCGGGGACCCTCGTGCAGTACTTCAAGGACGACGCCACCGCCTTCAACAATCAGAAAAAAGGCACCATTACCGGCAAGGGCGTACTCAACAACCGCATTTCCGAGTACCTGATGACCCGCCTCGGCGAGATCGGCATCCCGACCCATTTCGTGCGCCGCCTGAACATGCGCGAACAGCTCATACGCGAGGTCGAAATCGTCCCCGTCGAAGTCGTCATCCGCAACATCGTCGCGGGATCTCTGGCCAAACGCTTCGCCATCGAGGAAGGCACCGCGCTGCCCCGTTCCATCGTCGAGTATTACTACAAGAAAGACGAACTGGACGATCCCATGATCTCCGAGGAACACATCACCGCCTTCGGCTGGGCGACGCCTCCGGAACTGGACGAAATCATGGCGATGAGCCTGCGCATCAACGATTTCCTGACCGGCCTGTTCCTCGGCATCGGCATCCGCCTGATCGATTTCAAGCTGGAATTCGGCCGCCTGTGGGAAGACGACCAGATGCGCATCGTCCTGGCCGATGAAATCAGCCCCGACAACTGCCGCCTGTGGGACCTCAAGACCAACGAAAAACTGGATAAGGACCGCTTCCGCCGCGACCTCGGCGGGATCGAGGAAGCCTACCAGGAAGTCGCCCGGCGTCTCGGCATCCTGCCGGAAAGCGGCCCCAACGATTATCAAGGCCCGGAAACCATCCAATAA